The Andreesenia angusta nucleotide sequence ATCTGCTCTACACCGAAGCTTCCTAGTTGCCTTCCGTATCCGTTTCTGACTACAGATATATCCATAACATCAAGGTGACGTCTGTCGTCGTTTTCAATCGACTTAGCAAGGAGTATCATTCCGGCGCAAGTTCCCCAAACAGGAAGCCCACCGCTTATCTTCTCGCGAAGAGGTTCCATAAGTTCGAACTGGTTAAGTAGCTTACCTATGGCTGTGCTTTCACCGCCAGGGAGGATTATTCCGTCCAGATTCTCTAAATGCTTAGCCTTTCGGACCTCAGTCACGCTGGCGTTCAGGGACTCCAGCGACGCTCTGTGCTCTCTAAAAGCCCCCTGAAGTGCAAGCACCCCTATATTTAGACCGCTGTACAAACTACCAACCTCTGTTGGCCATTCTGTCCTTCTCGGCCATAGTAGATACGTTTATTCCGACCATAGCTTCTCCAAGGTCTTCAGATATCTCAGCAAGCACTGAAGGATCGTTGAAGTTTGTAACGGCCTTTACGATAGCGTTCGCTCTCTTGGCTGGATCTCCAGACTTGAATATTCCAGATCCTACGAATACTCCATCGCATCCAAGCTGCATCATCATAGCCGCATCGGCAGGAGTAGCAACTCCACCAGCAGCGAAGTTTACAACAGGAAGTGATCTGTTTTCGTGAACATACTGAACAAGGTCGTGTGGAGCAGAAAGCTCTTTCGCGTAGTTCATAAGCTCTTCCTTGCCCATGGCAGAAAGCTTGTTTATCTCAGAGTTCATAGCTCTCATATGCTTTACAGCCTCTACAACGTCTCCAGTTCCAGGCTCTCCCTTAGTTCTGATCATAGTAGCGCCCTCAGCGATTCTTCTAAGCGCCTCACCAAGATTTTTCGCCCCGCACACGAAAGGCACAGAGAAAGTCTTCTTGTCTATATGAAGCTTGTCGTCAGCAGGAGTAAGCACTTCACTCTCGTCCACGTAGTCTACTTCAAGCGCCTCGAGTATTTGAGCCTCTACGAAATGTCCTATTCTAACTTTGGCCATAACAGGTATCGATACAGCTTCCTGAATCTCCTTTATAAGCTTAGGGTCAGACATTCTAGCTATTCCGCCTTCTGCTCTTATGTCGGCAGGAACTCTCTCAAGCGCCATAACTGCGCAAGCACCGGCAGCTTCAGCTATTTTTGCCTGCTCTGCGTTTGTAACGTCCATTATAACCCCGCCCTTTAGCATCTGCGCCAGGTTCTTGTTTAAATTGTATCTTTCTAGTATTGAATTGCTCATATTATAAATCCCCCTTAAAATACCCATACAATATTATGTACAAGCTCTATATTTATGATTACAATTATATATTGTACTCATGCAAAAATCAATAGATTTTTCAAAATAAAAACTGGGTAAAAGATACACTGATATATGCCGATAAAATCAATATGGTGTATTGTATAGAAAGGGTGGTGAGACTTATAGA carries:
- the pdxT gene encoding pyridoxal 5'-phosphate synthase glutaminase subunit PdxT, yielding MYSGLNIGVLALQGAFREHRASLESLNASVTEVRKAKHLENLDGIILPGGESTAIGKLLNQFELMEPLREKISGGLPVWGTCAGMILLAKSIENDDRRHLDVMDISVVRNGYGRQLGSFGVEQIVPAVSEKPIPLVFIRAPYIVEVGKDVEVVCSADGNIVAAKQDNMLAVSFHPELTPDTSFLEYFLNMCKEPA
- the pdxS gene encoding pyridoxal 5'-phosphate synthase lyase subunit PdxS; translated protein: MSNSILERYNLNKNLAQMLKGGVIMDVTNAEQAKIAEAAGACAVMALERVPADIRAEGGIARMSDPKLIKEIQEAVSIPVMAKVRIGHFVEAQILEALEVDYVDESEVLTPADDKLHIDKKTFSVPFVCGAKNLGEALRRIAEGATMIRTKGEPGTGDVVEAVKHMRAMNSEINKLSAMGKEELMNYAKELSAPHDLVQYVHENRSLPVVNFAAGGVATPADAAMMMQLGCDGVFVGSGIFKSGDPAKRANAIVKAVTNFNDPSVLAEISEDLGEAMVGINVSTMAEKDRMANRGW